The Clostridium sp. AWRP genome has a window encoding:
- the trpS gene encoding tryptophan--tRNA ligase yields MEEKKKVIFSGIQPSGNLTIGNYFGALKNWVKLQDKYDCYFCVVDLHAITVRQEPKDLRRRTLEVLAIYLAAGIDPEKNTIFIQSHVPTHCEAAWLLNCFTYVGELERMTQYKSKSKKYENGGSISAGLLNYPVLMAADILIYNADLVPVGKDQTQHVELTRDIAERFNNLYSPTFTMPEAYIPEDGAKIMDLQEPTKKMSKSSDNPNSYILIMDKPEDIKRKINRCVTDSIGKVKYNDDQPGVKNLINIMSAVTGMSHEEIEKKYEDKGYAEFKNDTAEALIGELKPIQDKVNAFLKDKKYLEDIYKKGAEKAYYVSSKVLRKMQKKIGFIPVSK; encoded by the coding sequence ATGGAAGAAAAGAAAAAAGTAATATTTAGTGGCATTCAACCTTCAGGAAATTTAACTATAGGAAATTATTTTGGAGCTTTGAAAAATTGGGTAAAACTCCAAGACAAATATGATTGTTATTTTTGCGTAGTAGATTTACATGCGATAACTGTAAGGCAGGAGCCAAAAGATTTGAGAAGGAGGACCCTGGAAGTCCTTGCAATATATTTAGCAGCAGGTATAGACCCAGAAAAAAATACTATATTTATTCAATCCCATGTTCCTACTCACTGTGAAGCAGCATGGCTTTTAAATTGTTTTACTTATGTAGGAGAATTGGAAAGAATGACTCAGTATAAGAGCAAATCTAAAAAATACGAAAATGGTGGTTCTATAAGTGCAGGACTTTTAAACTATCCTGTACTTATGGCAGCAGATATATTGATTTATAATGCAGACCTTGTTCCTGTAGGTAAAGATCAAACGCAGCACGTAGAATTAACTAGAGATATAGCAGAGAGGTTTAACAATCTATATAGTCCTACATTTACTATGCCAGAAGCATATATACCAGAGGATGGAGCTAAAATAATGGATTTACAAGAGCCTACAAAGAAAATGTCTAAGTCATCAGATAATCCTAACAGCTACATACTTATTATGGATAAACCAGAAGATATAAAAAGAAAGATAAATAGGTGTGTTACTGACAGTATTGGAAAAGTAAAATATAATGATGACCAACCAGGAGTTAAAAATCTTATAAATATAATGAGTGCTGTAACTGGAATGAGCCATGAAGAAATAGAGAAAAAATATGAAGACAAGGGTTATGCTGAATTTAAAAATGATACTGCAGAAGCTTTAATAGGTGAGCTAAAGCCAATACAGGATAAAGTCAATGCGTTCCTTAAAGATAAAAAATATCTAGAGGACATATATAAAAAAGGTGCAGAAAAGGCTTATTATGTATCAAGCAAGGTACTTAGAAAAATGCAGAAAAAGATAGGATTTATTCCTGTTTCAAAGTAA
- a CDS encoding phosphatase PAP2 family protein — translation MYKFVENKIWKTTQHTFKILLNLLSKYYFILIGLYFLQKTLYLVQYPSISLTSKIYLGMLALMCFTVYSDIRNDIKLIPFLILCIPFFAFIFYIEQHGYAFWGKMLHWQISRKIVVDFNPIFSKIPFNDGSFARIYKTETLTWFFRMVYNNGFVLPVLLAIYRSTLAKDFKKMLRYVLSAHVVQIFLITPFYLIFHLQEVWYVLGQPDGLDRHLSPSAAAGVALNCFPSMHTSICFAMFLLVLRERNKIWKCVFGFFCLSVIFATLYLEVHWVIDVFAGMLLAYVTVKLVDFILAKGKLLIQKPLDMFYYKKKKAIYVSNYYLETMKN, via the coding sequence ATGTATAAATTTGTAGAAAATAAAATATGGAAAACTACGCAGCATACGTTTAAAATATTATTGAATTTACTAAGTAAATACTACTTTATTCTTATAGGTTTATATTTCTTACAAAAGACTTTGTATCTAGTTCAATATCCATCTATCAGTTTGACTAGTAAGATATATTTGGGTATGCTTGCTTTAATGTGCTTTACAGTCTATTCAGATATTAGAAATGATATTAAATTAATCCCTTTCTTAATATTATGTATTCCATTTTTTGCGTTCATATTTTACATAGAACAGCACGGATATGCATTTTGGGGGAAAATGCTGCATTGGCAAATAAGTAGAAAAATAGTAGTAGATTTTAATCCTATATTTAGTAAAATACCTTTTAACGATGGAAGTTTTGCAAGAATTTATAAAACAGAAACTTTAACCTGGTTTTTTAGAATGGTATATAATAACGGTTTTGTACTACCCGTTTTACTTGCAATATATAGATCTACCTTAGCCAAGGATTTTAAAAAAATGCTGCGTTATGTTTTATCTGCACATGTAGTACAGATATTTCTAATAACTCCATTTTATCTTATTTTTCATTTACAGGAAGTATGGTACGTACTTGGACAACCTGATGGTCTTGATAGACATTTAAGTCCAAGCGCTGCTGCAGGTGTTGCTCTTAATTGTTTTCCGTCTATGCATACATCCATATGTTTTGCTATGTTTTTATTAGTTCTTAGAGAAAGAAATAAAATATGGAAATGTGTATTTGGTTTTTTCTGTTTAAGTGTAATATTCGCAACTCTATATCTAGAAGTTCATTGGGTAATAGATGTTTTTGCTGGAATGTTATTAGCTTATGTAACTGTAAAATTAGTAGACTTTATTTTGGCTAAAGGTAAATTACTTATCCAGAAGCCATTAGACATGTTTTATTACAAGAAGAAAAAGGCTATATATGTAAGTAATTACTATTTAGAAACTATGAAAAATTAA
- a CDS encoding ECF transporter S component: protein MEQKRLSVGGLKVRDIIQVSLMAAITYIATAIINIPTGVLVKGVVHMGDSMVLLAAILIGRKKAFLSAAIGMSLFDVLSSYVIWAPFTFLIKGIMAWVAATIAYRGEYNGEKFWNNIIAFIVACIWMVAAYYAAGVLIMHFVTNIAFSKAIILSAAEIPGNIAQSIVGIAIALPLAKVLKRANLGK from the coding sequence ATGGAACAAAAAAGATTAAGTGTAGGTGGTTTAAAAGTTAGAGATATTATTCAGGTATCACTTATGGCTGCAATAACTTATATTGCTACAGCTATAATTAATATACCAACAGGAGTATTGGTTAAAGGTGTTGTACATATGGGAGACAGTATGGTACTTTTAGCGGCTATATTAATTGGAAGAAAAAAGGCATTTTTATCTGCAGCTATAGGAATGAGTCTATTTGATGTTCTTTCATCCTATGTTATTTGGGCTCCTTTTACTTTTCTTATAAAAGGAATTATGGCTTGGGTTGCAGCAACTATTGCTTACAGGGGAGAATATAATGGTGAAAAGTTTTGGAATAATATAATCGCATTTATTGTAGCTTGTATTTGGATGGTAGCTGCATATTATGCAGCAGGAGTGCTTATAATGCATTTTGTTACAAATATAGCTTTTTCAAAAGCAATTATTTTATCTGCAGCAGAAATCCCAGGAAATATAGCTCAGAGTATTGTAGGGATAGCTATAGCACTTCCATTAGCAAAAGTTTTAAAGAGAGCTAATTTAGGTAAATAA
- a CDS encoding peptide chain release factor 3, giving the protein MADLKKEIEKRRTFAIISHPDAGKTTLTEKLLLYGGAIRLAGSVKARKASKHAVSDWMEIEKQRGISVTSSVMQFNYNNFCINILDTPGHQDFSEDTYRTLMAADSAVMVIDAAKGVEAQTKKLFNVCSLRGIPIFTFINKMDRESKDPFELMDDLENVLGIKSYPMNWPIGSGKDFKGIYDREKSLIEVFNGGNHGQTAVESIEGSVDDNVFKDLLGEALHEKLKDDIELLNIAGDQFDIKKVREGSLTPVFFGSALTNFGVEPFLKEFLNLTTPPLPRKSDIGEVDPFSDDFSAFIFKIQANMNPAHRDRIAFMRICSGKFKKGMEVFHFQGGNKVRLSQPQQFLAQDREIVEEAYAGDILGVFDPGIYNIGDTLCAANKKFKFESIPVFAPEHFARVKTIDTMKRKQFIKGISEISEEGAIQVFKQLNIGIEEIIIGVVGVLQFEVLEYRMKNEYNVDIKVDMLPYRAIRWIESSTAKVEDLILTSDTKKVKDLKGRDLLIFQSEWSISWALEHNKGLELSDIGKTE; this is encoded by the coding sequence GTGGCAGACTTAAAAAAAGAGATAGAAAAAAGAAGAACTTTTGCAATAATATCTCACCCAGATGCAGGTAAAACAACTCTTACTGAAAAACTGTTATTATACGGGGGCGCCATAAGACTTGCTGGTTCTGTTAAGGCAAGAAAGGCTTCAAAACACGCAGTGTCTGATTGGATGGAAATAGAAAAACAAAGAGGTATTTCTGTAACATCATCAGTAATGCAATTTAACTATAATAATTTTTGTATAAATATATTAGATACACCAGGCCATCAGGATTTTAGTGAAGATACATATAGAACTTTAATGGCAGCAGATAGTGCAGTAATGGTAATAGATGCAGCAAAGGGAGTTGAAGCACAGACTAAAAAACTGTTTAATGTATGCAGTTTACGTGGAATTCCCATATTTACATTTATAAATAAAATGGATAGAGAAAGTAAGGATCCTTTTGAATTAATGGATGACCTAGAAAATGTTTTAGGAATAAAATCCTACCCAATGAACTGGCCTATAGGCTCCGGTAAAGATTTCAAGGGAATATATGATAGAGAAAAAAGTCTAATAGAAGTATTTAACGGTGGAAATCATGGTCAAACAGCAGTAGAATCCATAGAAGGCTCTGTAGATGACAATGTTTTTAAAGACTTATTAGGTGAAGCTTTACATGAAAAACTAAAAGACGATATAGAACTTTTAAATATTGCAGGAGACCAATTTGACATAAAAAAAGTTAGAGAAGGTTCACTTACTCCTGTATTCTTTGGAAGCGCCCTCACCAATTTCGGAGTAGAGCCTTTTTTAAAAGAATTTTTAAATTTAACTACACCCCCTCTACCAAGAAAATCAGACATTGGAGAAGTAGATCCTTTTAGTGATGATTTTTCTGCTTTTATATTTAAAATACAGGCAAATATGAATCCAGCACATAGGGATAGAATTGCCTTTATGAGAATATGTTCAGGTAAATTTAAGAAGGGTATGGAAGTATTTCATTTCCAGGGAGGAAATAAAGTAAGGCTTTCTCAGCCACAACAGTTCCTAGCTCAAGATAGGGAAATAGTAGAAGAAGCTTATGCAGGTGATATACTAGGTGTATTTGATCCTGGAATTTATAATATAGGAGATACATTATGTGCTGCTAATAAAAAATTTAAATTTGAAAGCATCCCGGTGTTTGCCCCAGAACATTTCGCCAGAGTAAAAACCATAGATACCATGAAAAGAAAGCAATTTATAAAAGGTATAAGTGAGATTTCAGAAGAAGGTGCAATTCAAGTATTTAAGCAGTTAAATATAGGAATTGAAGAAATCATCATAGGTGTGGTTGGCGTTCTTCAGTTTGAAGTACTGGAATACAGAATGAAAAATGAATACAATGTAGATATAAAAGTCGACATGCTTCCTTATAGAGCTATAAGGTGGATAGAAAGTTCTACCGCAAAGGTAGAAGATCTTATTTTAACAAGTGATACTAAAAAAGTAAAAGACCTAAAAGGAAGAGACCTTTTAATATTTCAAAGTGAGTGGTCTATTAGTTGGGCACTTGAACACAATAAAGGCCTTGAGCTATCAGATATAGGTAAAACAGAATAA
- the yidA gene encoding sugar-phosphatase — MYKLVGIDMDGTLLRNDKSISEENYNAIQKAKELGIKIVLATGRPLKGIEKYLKQLKLTSEEDYSVAFNGAVVQKNNNGEVISENLLKHKDLEYLYSLSKELGVNIHTLTFDFCAAAKVNKYSKLESSLNRMQLKILDLNEIPDYVPIVKVMFVDEEVKLSRAIENLPKTVYEKYTVLRSEPYFLEFINKNVNKGFGIQVLKEKLNISRNEIICIGDAGNDIHMIKYAGLGVAMENAFPEAKRAADYITKTNEQNGVAHVINKFILEQCAAK, encoded by the coding sequence ATGTATAAACTAGTAGGAATTGATATGGATGGTACTTTGCTTAGAAATGACAAAAGCATTTCAGAGGAAAATTACAATGCTATTCAAAAGGCTAAAGAGCTTGGAATAAAAATTGTACTAGCTACTGGAAGACCTTTAAAGGGAATTGAAAAGTATTTAAAACAATTGAAATTGACTTCAGAAGAAGATTATTCTGTAGCTTTTAATGGAGCAGTAGTTCAAAAAAACAATAATGGTGAAGTTATAAGTGAAAACTTACTTAAGCATAAAGATTTAGAATACTTGTATAGCTTAAGTAAGGAATTAGGTGTGAATATTCACACCCTTACTTTTGATTTTTGTGCTGCAGCTAAAGTAAATAAATATAGTAAATTAGAATCTTCTTTAAATAGGATGCAGCTTAAAATATTAGATTTGAACGAAATTCCTGATTATGTACCTATAGTAAAAGTTATGTTTGTAGATGAGGAAGTAAAGCTTTCAAGGGCCATAGAAAATTTACCTAAAACAGTATATGAGAAATATACTGTACTTAGAAGTGAACCATATTTTTTAGAGTTTATAAACAAAAATGTAAATAAAGGATTTGGTATACAAGTTTTAAAGGAGAAACTAAATATAAGTAGGAATGAAATAATATGTATAGGTGATGCAGGAAATGATATTCATATGATAAAATATGCAGGGCTTGGTGTAGCAATGGAAAATGCTTTTCCCGAAGCAAAAAGAGCTGCAGATTATATTACAAAAACTAATGAGCAAAATGGAGTGGCACATGTAATAAATAAATTTATACTAGAACAATGTGCTGCAAAATAG